The genome window TTTAGATAAACAGTAAACATCAATCGACTTTATCACAACTCCTATTGTTTTATAGGAATACAGATTAATGTGCCGTTCAACTAAAAATGCACCTCCCCCACCTGTTCTAGTCGAGATCAAAGATCTTGCTTATGTTCAACAATCTCGGATGAATCACGCTTCTGTTGTCGTGTATGATGTCGATTCATTCACCAGATCGTTGACCCTGATTACAAGAAAGCATGCGCTGTAACCATCAGAACCTGATCGATCACATGCCGCCTGTTTCACGGTCTCACTCCACCGGCCGGATGAGAAGGCAAAATCggaaccaaactttgttttcctttctttttccgCGGAGCAGTTACCACTTGCCAGCTCACGACGCCCGAGCCGTCGGATCCCTCACGCGGCAGCTCGCCAGGCGCCAGAATCGCGAGGGAACCCGCGCCGAAGCCGTGCGCGCCGGGAACAGCGACATGCGCGGCCGCGGGCAGCGACCAACCCCTGCTGCTCGCGCGTCCAAATCGGACGACGTCGCCGCGCCGACTCGGCCGGGGGCCGAAAAGCTCCGGACCGCACGCGCGTCTCCCTTGTCCTCCACTCCCCTTCCCGCGCCGCGAGCTCCTCGGCTATAAAAGCTGCCGGCCACGGCTCGGCTCAGTCAACAAGAAGCAGGCGGGGACAGTGGTTTCTTCCGCTTGGGCTTTGGTTCTCTATTGCGCCAAGGCAGCGAGTGACGGTGGATTGGCCGAGAGTGAGAGTTGCAAAGGGAGGAGAAGCCAAGGGGGCTCAGCTCCGAAGAGAGTGACGAGAGGAGATCATTCTGGGTAGAGCAGGAAAGCAGGAAGATGTGCATGGACCGAGCTGCCGTGCCGGTGAAGAGGGTCTGGCTCGGCATCGCCGCGCGCCTTGGATTCCGGCGAAAGACCGGTACGTTAATTAGCTGCCGCTTTGAGCTCCCCGTTGCCTCTGATCTAGTTCTCAGTCTTCGCAGGCGTGTGGCGGAGTCGCCGCTGTTTTATGCTTGGATCGATCGAGTTTGGTTTCTAACGGACATGGATCGGTTTGATGCATGCAGGCCTGAGGAAGCTGAGGAAGGACGTGCGGACGTGCGAGTACCGCGACGTGCAAGTCATGTGGGAGATGCTGAGGACGACGGACGCGCCGGTGCCGCTTGCGGAGAaagaggccgccgccgccgcggccgtcgcggcggccgccggcgccaggaagaggaagaacgcgTGGAGGCGGTTCATCTACTACTGCTGCGCGTTCTGAGCGACCGCTCAGCCGGTAGAATGAACGGTGCAAACAGCATCTCTGCTGACCGTAGCTTGTGAAATATCAAAGACCGCTAGCTTTCTGGTCTCGACGTCTCCTGCCCTCAAATCCAGAGCTCGGGTTCGGCTATAatctcggcggcggcgagcttctaAGGAGCTCATTCGAGACTGACCCCAGGCGAAGATCGAGAGATCCGTCGTCCAGGCGAGGAGGGAGCGATCGTGGGGCGAGAGAGGATGTGGTACATAGGCAGAGCTTGGAATAAATGTAGAGAGAAAGAGGATCGCGAGTTGATCGGGATGTACAAATGGTTTTGGTTTGTATCAGTGAAAATTCTCCTAAAAAAGAGACTCATCCTAGTGAAAAAATAACTTTTTCCTCATTTTCTTCGTTTTTTTGGGCTTAAGTTCGCTGGCTTCTTACTATAAAACTCGTTGACGAGAGGAGGATACAGGAGTGCAATGAGATACATAGCTAGAGTACAACTGGAATCATCGGAACGAGCGTGAGAAGACGAGGAAAGCACGAAGTCCACCAGGATTTCTGCAAGAAATCAAAAGATAGAGCTGGAGTTTGGTGATTGCTACCCCCTGCAATTGACCTACTCAAGCGGTAAAGATTCAGGCTCAACCAGCGCATAACATTCTGGTGGTTCTTACTTCCAAGCGATTACAACCTCAGATTAGCGTACGCTGGTTTGCGGCAGATCCGCGGAGCTAAAGACTGCCTGGATCCAATGGAAAGCGAGCTGTTACGCAAAAATGGaagatttttttcattttttttacaaaagtagCAGTGGCATTAATGCTTTCAATATTGATGGGCAATAAGCGTAATATTATAGCTTCAAGTTCGAATGTAATTTGGCAAATTACATTAGCTAGAAAAAAATTCACTGCACGTAGTATGTTGCAAAAATGCCTGACAAGGCCTCAATTTCCtacgggaaaagaaaaagaaaaggcaagccATACAACATTTTGTTCCTAAAAGGGGAAACAGCATTTTACAGACCTTGGAGAACAGTTTGGGGATGAATAATGTTACTTTGGTTTTAAAAAGAGGCATGAATCTTTTGAAAGAATCAGTTACGGCGCCCAAACCCCAATAGTGACTGCGCCGCAAGGTCTTCCAGTGACGGTATGGCCGTCGGTGCATCATCCTCTGGCGCATTTGGGACTCGAGAATCCTCAAGGTGTTCCAAGGAATAGCGGAAAACCCGCGCTCCGTGCTTTCCAAAAGTTCTCACGACCTGGCCATTTAGGGGCCATTTATTATTTTTACGAAGTAAAATCAGGTGGGGAATCCCCACTCCCCCCGTTAGTtgccttaaaaaaatatatgcatgtgcaCATGCCATATTCACTATAAAATggtaaggaaaaaaagaagaatctcCTGCCATATTTG of Phragmites australis chromosome 3, lpPhrAust1.1, whole genome shotgun sequence contains these proteins:
- the LOC133913374 gene encoding uncharacterized protein LOC133913374, with product MCMDRAAVPVKRVWLGIAARLGFRRKTGLRKLRKDVRTCEYRDVQVMWEMLRTTDAPVPLAEKEAAAAAAVAAAAGARKRKNAWRRFIYYCCAF